From one Malus sylvestris chromosome 1, drMalSylv7.2, whole genome shotgun sequence genomic stretch:
- the LOC126618536 gene encoding uncharacterized protein LOC126618536 isoform X2, whose amino-acid sequence MKINLKDPAESLYPWTSTKITICFLLVISFTYISYSLKSVLPSNLCREQYSVTSHLQSEAPATPSQPISPPAQATLEPQEPKTNLSHIVFGIAASANLWGSRKKYVKLWWRPDQMRGNVWMDQPVKVEPEDEHLLPPIKISSDTSKFAYTHRKGHKSAIRLSRIVTENFRQGMENVRWFVMGDDDTVFVPENLVKVLQKYDHNQFYYIGSSSESHLQNIYFSHNMAYGGGGIAISYPLARALEKMQDKCIARYTGLYGSDDRLQACMAELGVPLTKEQGFHQFDVYGSVFGLLAAHPVAPLVSLHHLDVVDPIFPNMDRVQALQRLNVPMKIDPAGLVQQSICYDKTRSWTVSVSWGYAVQIFRGIFSPREIEQPARTFINWYKKADFIGYEFNTRPVSRHPCQKPFVYYLTNAVYNKNTNHTATEYVRDQAPNPQCNWKMANPSRIDRVQVYKAYDPHIWDKSPRRNCCRILPSKKKQGTMAIEVGACNEDEAVELRKV is encoded by the exons ATGAAAATCAATCTGAAAGATCCAGCTGAAAGCCTCTACCCATGGACCTCCACCAAGATCACAATATGTTTCTTGCTTGTGATCTCCTTCACCTATATCTCTTACTCTCTAAAATCTGTCTTACCTTCCAATCTTTGTAGGGAACAATATTCTGTCACCTCCCATCTCCAATCCGAGGCTCCCGCCACCCCATCTCAGCCGATATCCCCACCGGCACAGGCAACCCTGGAACCCCAagagcccaaaactaacttatcCCACATAGTGTTTGGCATTGCAGCCTCGGCCAATCTGTGGGGAAGTAGAAAAAAATACGTGAAGCTATGGTGGAGGCCGGACCAAATGAGAGGCAATGTTTGGATGGATCAGCCAGTAAAAGTTGAACCGGAGGATGAACACCTTTTGCCGCCAATAAAGATATCTAGTGACACTTCCAAGTTTGCATACACTCACCGGAAAGGTCACAAGTCAGCCATACGCTTGTCACGTATTGTTACGGAGAATTTCAGGCAAGGCATGGAGAATGTTAGGTGGTTTGTGATGGGGGATGATGACACAGTTTTTGTTCCTGAAAATCTGGTTAAGGTTTTGCAAAAATATGACCATAACCAATTTTATTACATCGGAAGCTCGTCGGAGAGTCACTTGCAGAACATTTATTTTTCACATAATATGGCTTATGGAGGAGGTGGGATTGCTATAAGTTACCCTCTAGCCAGAGCCCTAGAGAAAATGCAAGACAAGTGCATTGCTCGGTATACTGGATTGTACGGCTCGGATGATAGGCTTCAGGCTTGTATGGCTGAGCTTGGTGTTCCTCTAACCAAAGAACAAGGGTTTCACCAG TTTGATGTATATGGGAGCGTGTTCGGACTCCTAGCAGCTCATCCGGTCGCGCCCCTTGTGTCACTTCACCACCTAGATGTCGTTGATCCTATATTCCCCAACATGGACCGAGTCCAAGCCCTACAAAGGCTTAACGTTCCCATGAAGATCGACCCGGCCGGACTCGTTCAACAATCCATTTGCTACGACAAGACCCGATCCTGGACTGTATCTGTTTCATGGGGCTATGCGGTTCAAATATTCCGGGGCATTTTCTCTCCCCGAGAAATAGAACAGCCTGCCAGAACGTTCATCAATTGGTACAAGAAAGCTGACTTCATTGGCTACGAATTCAACACTCGTCCCGTCAGTAGACACCCTTGTCAAAAACCATTTGTGTATTACTTGACGAATGCTGTGTACAACAAAAATACAAATCATACAGCAACTGAATATGTTCGTGATCAAGCGCCAAATCCTCAATGCAACTGGAAGATGGCAAATCCCTCTCGCATTGACAGAGTACAAGTCTACAAAGCATATGATCCGCATATATGGGACAAG
- the LOC126618536 gene encoding uncharacterized protein LOC126618536 isoform X3, with amino-acid sequence MKINLKDPAESLYPWTSTKITICFLLVISFTYISYSLKSVLPSNLCREQYSVTSHLQSEAPATPSQPISPPAQATLEPQEPKTNLSHIVFGIAASANLWGSRKKYVKLWWRPDQMRGNVWMDQPVKVEPEDEHLLPPIKISSDTSKFAYTHRKGHKSAIRLSRIVTENFRQGMENVRWFVMGDDDTVFVPENLVKVLQKYDHNQFYYIGSSSESHLQNIYFSHNMAYGGGGIAISYPLARALEKMQDKCIARYTGLYGSDDRLQACMAELGVPLTKEQGFHQFDVYGSVFGLLAAHPVAPLVSLHHLDVVDPIFPNMDRVQALQRLNVPMKIDPAGLVQQSICYDKTRSWTVSVSWGYAVQIFRGIFSPREIEQPARTFINWYKKADFIGYEFNTRPVSRHPCQKPFVYYLTNAVYNKNTNHTATEYVRDQAPNPQCNWKMANPSRIDRVQVYKAYDPHIWDKSPRRNCCRILPSKKKQGTMAIEVGACNEDEAVELR; translated from the exons ATGAAAATCAATCTGAAAGATCCAGCTGAAAGCCTCTACCCATGGACCTCCACCAAGATCACAATATGTTTCTTGCTTGTGATCTCCTTCACCTATATCTCTTACTCTCTAAAATCTGTCTTACCTTCCAATCTTTGTAGGGAACAATATTCTGTCACCTCCCATCTCCAATCCGAGGCTCCCGCCACCCCATCTCAGCCGATATCCCCACCGGCACAGGCAACCCTGGAACCCCAagagcccaaaactaacttatcCCACATAGTGTTTGGCATTGCAGCCTCGGCCAATCTGTGGGGAAGTAGAAAAAAATACGTGAAGCTATGGTGGAGGCCGGACCAAATGAGAGGCAATGTTTGGATGGATCAGCCAGTAAAAGTTGAACCGGAGGATGAACACCTTTTGCCGCCAATAAAGATATCTAGTGACACTTCCAAGTTTGCATACACTCACCGGAAAGGTCACAAGTCAGCCATACGCTTGTCACGTATTGTTACGGAGAATTTCAGGCAAGGCATGGAGAATGTTAGGTGGTTTGTGATGGGGGATGATGACACAGTTTTTGTTCCTGAAAATCTGGTTAAGGTTTTGCAAAAATATGACCATAACCAATTTTATTACATCGGAAGCTCGTCGGAGAGTCACTTGCAGAACATTTATTTTTCACATAATATGGCTTATGGAGGAGGTGGGATTGCTATAAGTTACCCTCTAGCCAGAGCCCTAGAGAAAATGCAAGACAAGTGCATTGCTCGGTATACTGGATTGTACGGCTCGGATGATAGGCTTCAGGCTTGTATGGCTGAGCTTGGTGTTCCTCTAACCAAAGAACAAGGGTTTCACCAG TTTGATGTATATGGGAGCGTGTTCGGACTCCTAGCAGCTCATCCGGTCGCGCCCCTTGTGTCACTTCACCACCTAGATGTCGTTGATCCTATATTCCCCAACATGGACCGAGTCCAAGCCCTACAAAGGCTTAACGTTCCCATGAAGATCGACCCGGCCGGACTCGTTCAACAATCCATTTGCTACGACAAGACCCGATCCTGGACTGTATCTGTTTCATGGGGCTATGCGGTTCAAATATTCCGGGGCATTTTCTCTCCCCGAGAAATAGAACAGCCTGCCAGAACGTTCATCAATTGGTACAAGAAAGCTGACTTCATTGGCTACGAATTCAACACTCGTCCCGTCAGTAGACACCCTTGTCAAAAACCATTTGTGTATTACTTGACGAATGCTGTGTACAACAAAAATACAAATCATACAGCAACTGAATATGTTCGTGATCAAGCGCCAAATCCTCAATGCAACTGGAAGATGGCAAATCCCTCTCGCATTGACAGAGTACAAGTCTACAAAGCATATGATCCGCATATATGGGACAAG
- the LOC126618536 gene encoding uncharacterized protein LOC126618536 isoform X1 translates to MKINLKDPAESLYPWTSTKITICFLLVISFTYISYSLKSVLPSNLCREQYSVTSHLQSEAPATPSQPISPPAQATLEPQEPKTNLSHIVFGIAASANLWGSRKKYVKLWWRPDQMRGNVWMDQPVKVEPEDEHLLPPIKISSDTSKFAYTHRKGHKSAIRLSRIVTENFRQGMENVRWFVMGDDDTVFVPENLVKVLQKYDHNQFYYIGSSSESHLQNIYFSHNMAYGGGGIAISYPLARALEKMQDKCIARYTGLYGSDDRLQACMAELGVPLTKEQGFHQFDVYGSVFGLLAAHPVAPLVSLHHLDVVDPIFPNMDRVQALQRLNVPMKIDPAGLVQQSICYDKTRSWTVSVSWGYAVQIFRGIFSPREIEQPARTFINWYKKADFIGYEFNTRPVSRHPCQKPFVYYLTNAVYNKNTNHTATEYVRDQAPNPQCNWKMANPSRIDRVQVYKAYDPHIWDKSPRRNCCRILPSKKKQGTMAIEVGACNEDEAVELRRKTI, encoded by the exons ATGAAAATCAATCTGAAAGATCCAGCTGAAAGCCTCTACCCATGGACCTCCACCAAGATCACAATATGTTTCTTGCTTGTGATCTCCTTCACCTATATCTCTTACTCTCTAAAATCTGTCTTACCTTCCAATCTTTGTAGGGAACAATATTCTGTCACCTCCCATCTCCAATCCGAGGCTCCCGCCACCCCATCTCAGCCGATATCCCCACCGGCACAGGCAACCCTGGAACCCCAagagcccaaaactaacttatcCCACATAGTGTTTGGCATTGCAGCCTCGGCCAATCTGTGGGGAAGTAGAAAAAAATACGTGAAGCTATGGTGGAGGCCGGACCAAATGAGAGGCAATGTTTGGATGGATCAGCCAGTAAAAGTTGAACCGGAGGATGAACACCTTTTGCCGCCAATAAAGATATCTAGTGACACTTCCAAGTTTGCATACACTCACCGGAAAGGTCACAAGTCAGCCATACGCTTGTCACGTATTGTTACGGAGAATTTCAGGCAAGGCATGGAGAATGTTAGGTGGTTTGTGATGGGGGATGATGACACAGTTTTTGTTCCTGAAAATCTGGTTAAGGTTTTGCAAAAATATGACCATAACCAATTTTATTACATCGGAAGCTCGTCGGAGAGTCACTTGCAGAACATTTATTTTTCACATAATATGGCTTATGGAGGAGGTGGGATTGCTATAAGTTACCCTCTAGCCAGAGCCCTAGAGAAAATGCAAGACAAGTGCATTGCTCGGTATACTGGATTGTACGGCTCGGATGATAGGCTTCAGGCTTGTATGGCTGAGCTTGGTGTTCCTCTAACCAAAGAACAAGGGTTTCACCAG TTTGATGTATATGGGAGCGTGTTCGGACTCCTAGCAGCTCATCCGGTCGCGCCCCTTGTGTCACTTCACCACCTAGATGTCGTTGATCCTATATTCCCCAACATGGACCGAGTCCAAGCCCTACAAAGGCTTAACGTTCCCATGAAGATCGACCCGGCCGGACTCGTTCAACAATCCATTTGCTACGACAAGACCCGATCCTGGACTGTATCTGTTTCATGGGGCTATGCGGTTCAAATATTCCGGGGCATTTTCTCTCCCCGAGAAATAGAACAGCCTGCCAGAACGTTCATCAATTGGTACAAGAAAGCTGACTTCATTGGCTACGAATTCAACACTCGTCCCGTCAGTAGACACCCTTGTCAAAAACCATTTGTGTATTACTTGACGAATGCTGTGTACAACAAAAATACAAATCATACAGCAACTGAATATGTTCGTGATCAAGCGCCAAATCCTCAATGCAACTGGAAGATGGCAAATCCCTCTCGCATTGACAGAGTACAAGTCTACAAAGCATATGATCCGCATATATGGGACAAG